A portion of the Mytilus galloprovincialis chromosome 12, xbMytGall1.hap1.1, whole genome shotgun sequence genome contains these proteins:
- the LOC143053580 gene encoding MAM and LDL-receptor class A domain-containing protein 1-like yields the protein MQIEKNGKYRQAEGAKPRLKAKLKGDNNDEHLLVEQPGGTKRNFVLNQWYIWPKGIIPYEIAPNTYTVDEENAIYEGIKQFDDLTCIRWVPRDDPLASFDNLGHIEFVRIMRQVDYTGCKSYVGKVASVLSTNPYQALTLTPGNCMSRSTVVHEMLHALGAQHEQSRPDRDNYLNVQWQQIKEDKRKNFNIKNVATDVSYDGSSDLQYSVYASSTNGGKTIPFKDYRLEFLASIADGLMFYDVLEVDNAYGCSAQCTDLGCQNGGFMNWECKCYCPDVLGGDTCEVPISTGSCGGVVNIGAGEEIYINSPNYPNKYDTGLICTWLIQGVENNILRGTIEDMDISNNGEACFHWLQFRYNLLGQTGPKRCGTTTNEEWNATPDEFPNKMIIQFDSHIDEQTSRGFRMKFKSIGTGCINNPCKFGSCDSPLNTDTYTCTCNEGFTGTNCEVLTETASLGCTAEIGEYCMLAQEETNDDFDWNTYTADTPTTYSGPDNAVEGYVYLYTEASSPRQVGEKAVMFTNISMPSIKRCFHFSYHMYGSQMGTLNVYFEDGQGTRSTVFTKTGNQGDEWFSESMVSPATDGLKIVFESVMGTGSRSDMALDDVWLKPWTVCGCTDDENTCAFGTCNSEYNSNTYTCSCDQGFTGTNCDIITEYGTISCNGEANEYCVLEQETQTDDFDWIFTNARTPSTGTGPEEAKVGKVFMFIEASDQSDDQKAIMVTKMSLPRVDRCLRFWYHMYGQTMGTLNVYTENVQGTSSRTQIFTMSGDQGNQWNETAVFIPETDGLKVIFEAIRGSSYASDISLDDIKLIPGTCENPLTESDTTTTTTTTTTPTTTTTPTTTTTPTTTTTPTTTTTPTTTTTPTTTTTPTTTTTPTTTTTPTTTTTTPTTTTTPTTTTTSIVTGPDSLCRCSFEADETDCCLYDAIDDQMNFTINSGPTSSVNTGPNSAFEGSNYAYIEVSGQSNADKASLVSDISFEGSVYCLSFAYHMYGKEGYMGDLVVGTGTSSTGSVIDNVLLSKTGNKGNVWYTAAIDLSGSTGRKLIISASKGFTLHGDIAIDDLTVHQGTCSNNVDPCYSQPCNMGGTCSSTGGTFSCDCNQGYLENDCSVIDKSNSDNFLCDYEADTNCIFNNVEGDDLDWRPIQGSTPSSSTGPNAAAAGTKYMYLEASLPSAQDDVAVMDSTKYKLPSGAFCLSFSFHMLGNPGSLVVSAGERNGNMNSILTRTGDHGDLWQQTQTTIIPYDDLVISVRGIRGSSWQGDIALDNILLTKGPCSNIDPCGQSPCVNGGQCSPNYSDGTFTCSCTSGWVGDTCQLQDVTMGVTYTCEFTPGENECVFTNTQTGDDFDWTLTNVKTLSSSTGPDVAYSGEYYAFTEASSPRQPGDVATFSSSTFKLPDSPLCMQYHYHMYSEPGSLIINAGERGNSENQIEMWTGNQGEQWHSSIVQIPQFSDAVISIQGVRGPTSKGDIGLDLITLQKGLCSSPCGSFPCQNGGICTGNQDGTYQCSCKSEFTGSECQLTDKRLETSMACDFEDNEVGCIFENSLSYDDFDWRRRTGTTSSVNTGPINGAESGSYYMYTEASSPRNEGDFAVMDTIKYRLKDSAYCLSLSINMRGQPGELVISAEERTGSWYGEASYLGYQGDDWFNANINIPQISDPIISIIGYIGSTSKGDIAVDHMILTEGQC from the exons CCTGGTGGAACAAAGAGGAATTTTGTCTTAAACCAATGGTATATATGGCCAAAAGGAATTATACCTTATGAAATAGCACCAAATACGTACA CTGTAGACGAAGAAAATGCAATTTATGAGGGCATAAAACAGTTTGACGACCTTACTTGTATCAGATGGGTCCCAAGAGATGATCCTCTAGCTTCGTTTGACAATCTAGGACACATAGAGTTTGTCAGGATTATGAGACAAGTAGA TTATACTGGATGTAAATCATATGTTGGAAAAGTAGCTAGTGTTTTGAGTACAAATCCATACCAAGCACTTACTCTAACCCCAGGCAACTGTATGTCG AGATCTACAGTAGTTCACGAAATGTTACATGCTTTGGGTGCGCAGCATGAACAAAGTCGACCAGACAGAGATAATTACTTAAATGTTCAATGGCAGCAAATTAAAGAAGACAAACGGAAGAACTTTAATATTAAGAACGTTGCAACAGATGTTTCATATGATGGGTCATCAGATCTGCAATACAGTGTATAC GCTAGTTCGACTAACGGTGGAAAGACCATACCATTCAAAGACTACAGACTGGAATTTCTAGCGAGTATTGCTGATGGTCTGATGTTCTATGACGTACTTGAAGTTGACAACGCTTACGGATGTTCTG cTCAATGTACCGATCTTGGATGTCAGAATGGAGGGTTTATGAATTGGGAGTGCAAGTGTTATTGCCCTGACGTGTTAGGCGGTGACACATGTGAAGTACCAATATCAACCGGAA GCTGTGGTGGAGTGGTGAATATAGGTGCAGGAGAGGAAATATATATCAACTCGCCTAACTATCCAAACAAATATGATACAGGTTTAATATGTACCTGGCTTATACAG GGTGTGGAAAACAATATTTTACGTGGGACAATTGAAGATATGGATATCAGCAATAATGGAGAAGCTTGTTTTCATTGGTTACAGTTTAGATATAATTTACTAGGACAAACTGGACCTAA GAGGTGCGGTACAACCACGAATGAGGAATGGAATGCGACGCCAGATGAATTTCCGAACAAAATGATTATCCAGTTTGACAGTCATATTGATGAACAAACATCAAGAGGATTTCGAATGAAGTTTAAATCTATTGGAACag GTTGTATAAACAATCCATGTAAATTTGGATCATGTGACAGTCCATTGAATACAGACACCTACACATGCACATGTAACGAAGGATTCACAGGAACAAATTGTGAAGTACTAACAG AAACTGCATCATTGGGATGTACGGCAGAGATTGGAGAATATTGTATGCTGGCACAAGAAGAGACAAATGACGACTTTGACTGGAATACCTATACG GCCGATACACCAACGACATATAGTGGCCCGGATAATGCCGTTGAAGGATATGTTTATTTGTATACTGAGGCATCATCACCAAGACAAGTCGGAGAAAAAGCTGTTATGTTCACAAACATATCTATGCCTA gTATAAAGAGATGTTTTCATTTCTCGTATCATATGTACGGGTCTCAAATGGGTACTCTAAACGTATACTTCGAAGATGGACAAGGAACTAGATCGACAGTATTTACGAAAACAGGAAATCAAGGAGACGAATGGTTCTCAGAAAGTATGGTCAGTCCGGCAACAGATGGTCTTAAG ATAGTATTTGAAAGTGTAATGGGAACAGGAAGTAGGTCTGACATGGCATTAGATGATGTATGGCTTAAACCATGGACTGTTTGTG GATGCACAGATGATGAAAATACATGTGCATTTGGAACGTGTAACAGTGAATACAACAGTAACACATACACATGCTCATGTGATCAAGGGTTTACAGGAACCAATTGTGATATAATAACAG AATATGGAACAATCAGTTGTAATGGGGAAGCTAATGAGTATTGTGTGTTAGAGCAGGAGACACAGACTGACGACTTTGATTGGATATTTACAAAT gCTAGAACTCCTTCTACTGGTACCGGCCCTGAGGAAGCAAAGGTTGGAAAAGTATTCATGTTTATTGAGGCATCAGATCAAAGCGATGACCAGAAAGCTATAATGGTCACTAAAATGTCTTTACCAA gGGTAGATAGATGTCTTCGTTTTTGGTATCATATGTACGGACAAACTATGGGTACCTTAAATGTGTACACAGAAAATGTTCAGGGTACATCGTCACGTACTCAGATATTTACAATGTCTGGTGACCAAGGAAACCAATGGAATGAAACAGCCGTCTTTATTCCAGAAACAGATGGATTAAAG GTAATTTTTGAAGCAATTCGTGGCAGCAGCTATGCATCAGATATTTCCTTAGACGACATAAAGTTAATACCAGGCACATGTG AGAATCCCCTTACAGAATCGGATACAACAACTACTACAACGACCACCACTACGCCCACAACAACAACTACGCCGACGACAACCACGACACCGACAACAACTACTACACCAACAACAACCACCACGCCGACGACAACCACTACACCGACGACGACCACGACACCGACGACAACCACTACACCGACAACGACAACTACACCAACGACCACAACAACGacaccaacgacaaccactacaCCCACGACGACAACTACTTCAATTGTTACAG GTCCAGATTCCTTATGCAGATGTTCTTTCGAAGCTGACGAGACAGACTGTTGTTTATATGATGCCATTGACGATCAAATGAACTTTACAATTAACTCC GGACCTACTTCGTCTGTTAATACTGGACCAAATTCAGCATTTGAAGGATCTAACTATGCTTATATAGAGGTATCAGGACAATCAAATGCAGATAAAGCAAGTTTGGTATCAGATATTTCGTTTGAAG GTTCCGTGTATTGTCTGTCGTTTGCTTATCATATGTATGGTAAAGAAGGATATATGGGAGACTTGGTTGTTGGGACAGGAACCAGTAGTACTGGTAGTGTCATAGATAATGTGTTACTTTCTAAGACAGGCAACAAAGGAAATGTATGGTATACAGCTGCTATAGACTTATCTGGTAGTACTGGACGAAag CTCATCATAAGTGCATCAAAAGGATTCACTCTTCATGGTGACATAGCTATTGATGATCTTACTGTTCACCAAGGGACATGCA GTAACAATGTAGACCCATGTTACAGTCAGCCTTGTAATATGGGTGGAACTTGTTCAAGTACTGGTGGTACATTTTCATGTGATTGTAACCAGGGTTATCTAGAGAATGACTGTTCTGTTATAG aTAAGTCTAACAGTGACAACTTTCTATGTGATTATGAGGCAGATACAAATTGCATTTTCAATAACGTGGAAGGGGATGATCTTGATTGGCGTCCAATCCAA ggATCTACACCAAGTAGTAGTACGGGGCCAAATGCTGCTGCCGCTGGGACGAAGTACATGTATCTGGAAGCCTCTCTACCTAGTGCTCAAGACGACGTTGCAGTCATGGACTCAACTAAATATAAACTTCCAA GTGGCGCattctgtttgtcattttccttTCACATGTTGGGGAATCCTGGCAGTCTTGTTGTATCAGCTGGTGAAAGGAATGGCAATATGAATTCAATTCTGACTCGAACTGGTGACCATGGGGATTTGTGGCAACAGACACAGACAACAATTATTCCGTATGACGATCTCGTG ATTTCAGTTAGAGGTATTAGGGGATCAAGCTGGCAAGGAGATATAGCTCTTGATAATATTTTACTTACAAAAGGCCCCT GTTCAAACATAGATCCCTGTGGGCAATCACCATGTGTAAATGGCGGACAGTGTTCCCCGAACTACAGTGATGGTACCTTTACATGTTCGTGTACCTCTGGATGGGTAGGGGATACATGCCAATTACAAG ACGTCACAATGGGGGTAACCTATACATGTGAATTTACGCCAGGCgaaaatgaatgtgtttttacTAATACCCAAACTGGAGATGACTTTGACTGGACACTAACAAAT GTGAAAACTCTTAGTTCTAGTACAGGCCCTGATGTTGCATACTCTGGAGAATACTACGCTTTCACTGAAGCATCATCACCCAGACAGCCGGGTGATGTGGCAACTTTTTCTTCCTCAACATTCAAACTGCCAG ATTCACCGTTGTGTATGCAATATCACTATCACATGTATAGTGAGCCTGGTTCCTTGATCATCAATGCAGGTGAAAGAGGAAACAGTGAAAATCAAATTGAAATGTGGACTGGAAACCAGGGGGAGCAGTGGCACTCAAGCATTGTTCAGATACCGCAATTTTCAGATGCAGTA ATCTCAATACAAGGTGTAAGAGGACCTACCAGTAAAGGAGACATTGGGCTGGACTTGATCACTCTACAGAAGGGACTTT GTTCATCTCCATGTGGCAGTTTTCCTTGTCAAAATGGTGGTATATGTACAGGGAACCAGGACGGCACTTATCAGTGTAGTTGTAAATCAGAATTTACTGGTTCCGAATGTCAGTTAACAG ACAAAAGATTAGAGACATCTATGGCATGTGATTTCGAGGACAATGAAGTTGGTTGTATATTTGAAAATTCTTTATCTTACGATGATTTTGATTGGAGAAGACGAACA GGTACGACTTCAAGTGTTAATACGGGACCAATTAATGGGGCCGAATCTGGATCCTACTACATGTATACAGAGGCATCCTCCCCTCGGAATGAAGGAGATTTTGCAGTTATGGATACTATCAAATATAGACTCAAAG